The genomic interval GTCCTTGCCCTGGAAGCGGCGGGCGTCGGTCAGGCCGCCATTCGACTGCATGAACATCAGCGGCACCGGCGTGCCGTCGACGCTGAGGTCGTTGGCGACCCGGTCGACATAGCGGCGCAGCACCGGCGAGAGGTAGGCGTCGGCCACCGTGGTGTCGCCGCGGCCGACCAGCTTCATCAGCGGACTGACCAGATGGCTGACCGAGACCTGGGTGAAGCCGACGGCGCGGGCCAGCGAGGCGACCTGCCGTTCATGCTCCGGATAGCGATAGCCGTGCATCAGCGCGATGGCGGCGGCGCGGAAGCCCTGGCGATAGGCCTCCTCCAGTCCGCGGCGGACGGCATGCAGATCGACCGGCTTCAGCACCCGGCCATCGGCCATCACCCGTTCCGGCACCTCCACCACATGGGAATAGAGCTGGTCGGGCAGATGGATGTGGCGGGCGAAGATCTTCGGGCGGGCCTGATGGCCGATGCGCAGCTGGTCGCCCAGCCCTTCGGTGATCAGCAGGACGGTCGGCTCGCCCTTGCGTTCCAGCAGCGCGTTGGTGGCGACGGTGGTGCCCATCTTCACCACCTCGACCGTGTCGGGCGGGATCGGCTGGCCGGGCTTCAGGCCGAGCAGCTCGCGGATGCCCTGGACGGCGGCGTCGGCATAACGCTCCGGATTGTCCGACAGCAGCTTGTGGGTCGCGACCGACCCGTCGGGTCGGCGGCCGACGATGTCGGTGAAGGTGCCGCCGCGATCCACCCAGAACTGCCACCGGGCCGGCTTGGCTTCCGCCCCTACGGTCACCGCTCCTTTGGTCACCGCCGAGTTTCCCGTCTCACCCATCGTCGCACCCGCCGAATTCCATGCGCGGCAACCGCACCGCGCGTGGGCCGGAGTTTCGCGATCCGGCAGCGAATTTCAACAGCTTGAGTGGCAAGCCACCATCAGAAGAGACGGACGCGGCGGAAAGAACACAGGATCACCGACGACCGGCCCGGCGAATGCCGCCGGAAGCGATCTTCAGGCGGCCAGCCGCTGCTGCTGGGTGGACAGGCGGGTCAGGATGGCGTTGCCCGACAGGATGCTGTTGAAGGCGCCGGTGCCGTCCTCCAGCGCTTCCAGCGCGAGCGAGAACTGGTTGGGTGGCGGCAGCTCGAACATCGAGGTGATCTCGCCGCCGTCCAGCGCCAGCAGGCCGCCGAACCGGCGGGCCAGCGCGCGCATGCGGATATTCTCGGGCAGGCACATCATGTGGACGTGGCGGATGCCGCGGTTGCGGGCGACGGTCAGGACGCGGCGGACCAGCGTGCTGCCGACGCCCTTGCCCTGCAATGTCGATTCGATGCTGATGCCGAATTCCGCCTGCTCCGGCCAGAGCATGCGGTCGCCGCACAGTTCGATGGCGCCACGCAGCACCCCATCCTCGAAAGCGCCGAGAATGACGGTCCGGCCCCAGTCGATGGCCGCACAATGACGCTCCACCGCCTCGTCCGACAGGGTGCCAGTGAAACGGGCATAGCGGTCCGCATGGTCGAGGCGGAGAAGATGCGCCCGGTACTGGGGCAACTCGGTCGGCATGATCTTGCGGATGACAGGCATGGCTCTGCTCACGGTTCTCGAAATCCGAAAACGCATTCATGCAGAACGTTTTCCCCAGACCCAGGCGGCGCCGTCGGCAGCCACCGTCTTTATCAAGGTCGGCGCTCTCTCCGGCGCCCTTTGTTGCATTGCAACATGGCGTGCCCCGCGGGATTCGCAAGCGCTTATTAGAACTTCGCGATACGAACAATGCTGGCCTGTTGCCGCCCCGCCACAGTTGGCCCGCTCCCTCCCGGTCGCTATGCTGCACTCGCGGGTGGGGGCCTCGCGGATGAAAAGGGCGTGACATGAGCATTTGGGGCAAGATCCTGGGCGGCGCGGCCGGCCTGTTCACCGGCGGGCCGCTCGGCGCCCTGCTGGGCGGTCTGGCCGGGCATGCGGTCGACCTGTGGTCGCCCTGCGGCGCGGGCGATCAGCCGCGCCGCGGCATGAGCGACGCCGACGCCGACGCCGCCAAGCAGTCCGTCGCCTTCACCATCGGCGTCATCGCGCTGGCCGCCAAGATGGCGCGGGCCGACGGCGTGGTGAAGCGGGTGGAGGTCGATACCTTCAAGCGGCTGTTCCGCGTCCCGCCGGAGGAGTTGGACAATGTCGGCCGCGTCTTCGACCTCGCCCGCCGCGACACCCGTGGATTCGAGGAGTATGCCCGCCAGATCGCCAAGCTGTTCGAGGACAGACATGCGGTGCTGGAGGAACTGCTCGACAGCCTGCTGATGATCGCCGAGGCCGATGACGAGCTGCACGAAACCGAGGTGGAGTATCTGCGCGCCGTCGCCGTGATCTTCGGCTTCGACGAGGCCGATTTCCGTCGCATCGTCGCCGGGCACCATCTGGCCGGCACCCCGACGGAGACCGATCCCTATGCCGTGCTGGGCGTTCCGCGTCAGGCCGGTGACGACACGGTTAAGGCGGCACACCGGGCGCTGGTGCGTGAACACCACCCCGACCGGTTGATCGCCCAGGGAATGCCGCAGGAATTCATCGATCTGGCAACCCACAAACTCTCACTGATCAACGCCGCCTACGACCGCATCCGCCGCGAACGGCAGGGAACCGCCGCCCTGTCCTGACCTGTTGCGATTCGTCACCGCTTTTGCTGATTTGAAATTGTTTTGGCGTATTGTTTATCCCGTTTCCTGACGTATCGTCCCTGATGGGGCGGGCGGCCGGTTGCCCGCGTGCTTTGGGGGGGGGGCGACAGGACGATGCGACGCACGATCATCCGGACGATCTTCGCTGCGGTATTGGGAACAACGCTTGCCGCAGGTTGCGGCGCACAGGCGCAAGTCGGGGCGCAGATGATGACCGGCGACACCGCAGTGATGCTGGGCCAACCGCTGACGCTGAACCTGGGGACGCCACCGGCCGGCACCGACTGCACCACCCAGGCGACGGCCCTGAATGCGCAAGGGCTGGTGCTGGTCGCCAACGGCCAGACGATTCCGGGGGCGAACGCCAGCTTCGGCTGCTCCGCCAAGGGCGAACTGGTCGGCACCGCCTCCACCTCCATCGCCGGCAACGGCGACGATGCGGCAAGACGGCGCGCCGCCTGGCAGACCGCCTTCAGCGGCTTCTTCAGCCTTGCCGGGACCAAGACCCTGCCGGTCGCCTTCGGCCCGCCGACCGGCGGCATGACCACCGCGCCAAAGATGGTCTCCATCCAGGGCGCCAGCGAGCGCGACCTGGGGCTGGCCGCGCTGTGGTTCACCCTGGTGGCGGTCGTGTTCCTGTTCGCCTTTTTCCGCCATTTCGGGCGCACCGACGCCATTACCCCGATCGCCGGCGTGCCGATGCCGGCCAACTACCGGGCGCCCTACAGCCTCGCCCGCTTCCAGCTTCTGTGGTGGAGCGGGATCGTCACCGCCTCCTACGTCGCCATCCTGACCATCACCGGCTCGATGGACACCATCACCAGCGGCACCATGGCGCTGATGGGGATCGTCGGCGGCACCTCAGTCCTGGCCGCCTTCCAGGACCGCCGGCCGAGCGACGACCAGACCCGCCGCCAGCAGCACGCCGCTCTCTACATCGCCGCCGCGGCGGCCAACCCGCCCGACCAGATGGCGATGGCCGCCAGCCTGGCCGAGGTCTACCCGCCCACCCAGGGGCTGTTGCCCGACCTGCTGAGCGATGCCGCCGGCTACAACATCCACCGCCTGCAACTGCTGGCCTGGACCGGCGTGTTGGGCATCACCTTCCTCTACGAGGTCACACGCACCCTGGGCATGCCGGAGCTGTCGGCCAACCTGCTGGCCCTGACCGGCATCAGCAACGGCACCTATTTCGGCTTCAAGATGCAGGAACAGCAGGTGCCGGCGCCGACCGGCGTCCCGCAAGCGGCCGGTTGAACGCAAGGGGCCTTCCGGCGGGCGCAACCCGCCCAACCGTTTTTCCCGGTCGCGGTGGAGGGGGGCGGCGCGCTATAACCCTCCCCTTCCCTCGATTTTCCGGCGCACGAACGGTCCATGGCTCCTCCCGCACCCATCACGGCGCTCCAGGGCGTCTCCGTCACCTTCGGCGGCCGTCCGCTGTTCGACGGCATCGACCTGTCCATAGGCCGCGGCGACCGCGCCTGTCTGGTCGGGCGCAACGGGTCGGGCAAGTCGACGCTGATGAAGGTGCTGGCCGGGATGATCCTCCCCGACGCCGGCACCGTCTTCGTCCAGCCGGGTGCCCGCCTCGCCTATCTGCCGCAGGAGCCGGACTTCACCGGCTGCGCCACCGTCCATGACTATGTCGTGCAGGGCCTGCCCGCCGACGAGCAGGACGAGGCGCACCGGGTCGACGCCGTGCTCGACCGGCTGCAAGTGGACGGCAACCTCGATCCGCGCACCCTGTCGGGCGGCGAATCGCGCCGCACGGCGCTGGCCCGCACACTGGTCGGCAACCCCGACGTCATGCTGCTGGACGAGCCGACCAACCATCTCGACCTGCCCACCATCGAGTGGCTGGAAGAGGAACTGCTTGCCTTCCGTGGCGGTCTGCTGCTGATCAGCCACGACCGCGCCTTCCTGAACCGGCTGGCCAAGCGCACACTGTGGCTCGACCGCGGCACGGTGCGCGCCACCGACCGCGGCTTCGCCGAGTTCGAGACCTGGCAGGCCGAAGTGTTCGAGGCGGAGGAGGCCGCGGCCCACAAGCTGGACCGCAAGATCGAAAGCGAGATGAAGTGGCTGCGCGAGGGCATCTCCGCCCGGCGCACCCGCAACATGGGGCGCGTCCGCAACCTGCTGGACCTGCGCGCCGGCCGGGCCGAGCAGATCAAGGGCGGCCAGCAGGCCAAGCTCGCCATTGCCGAGGCCGAGCGTGGCGGCCGGCTGGTGATCGAGGCGACCGGCATCTCCAAGGGCTTCGACACGCCCGAGGGCCGCAAGACGATCGTCAGGAACTTCTCCACCCGCATCCTGCGCGGCGACCGCGTGGGCCTGATCGGGCCGAATGGCGCCGGCAAATCCACCCTGCTGAAGATGCTGACCGGCCAGCTCGATCCGGACGAGGGCACGGTGAAACTGGGCACCAGCCTCGACACCGCCTATTTCGACCAGCGGCGCGAAGGGCTGGATCCGGAGGACACCATCCGCAAGGTGCTGTGCCCCTTCGGCGGCGACGCGGTGGTGGTGAACGGCGTGTCGCGCCATGTCGCCGGCTATATGAAGGACTTCCTGTTCGACACAAGGCAGCTGGACAGCCCGGTGAAGGCGCTGTCGGGCGGCGAGCGCAACCGGCTGCTGCTGGCCCGGCTATTCGCCAAGCCCAGCAACCTGATGATCCTCGACGAGCCGACCAACGACCTCGACATGGACACGCTGGATTTGCTGGAAGACGTGCTGGGCGACTATCAGGGCACGCTGCTGCTGGTCAGCCACGACCGCGATTTCCTCGATCGGCTGGTGACCGGCACCATCGCGCTGGAGGGCGACGGCACCGCCACCGAATATGCCGGCGGCTATTCCGACTATCTGGTGCAGCGCCCGGCCAAGGCGGCTCCCGCCGCTGCCGCCGCCAAGCCGAAGCCGGCCGCACAGGCGCCGGCCGCAGCGGCCAAGCCGCGCGGCAAGCTGAGCTACAAGGACCAGCGCGAACTGGACGAGCTGCCGGCTCGCATGGACACGCTGGGCACAGAGATCGCCAAGCTGGAAAAGGCGCTGGCCGACCCCGACCTGTTCAGCCGCGATCCTGCCAAGTTCCAGAAGACCAGCGAGCAGCTGCACGCCAAGCAGGCCGCGCTCGCCGCGGCGGAGGAGCGCTGGCTGGAGCTTGAGGCGATGCGCGAGGAGTTGGAAGGCGGGCGGGCATGAGCTTTGCCCACACGCTCCAGGCTCTGGTGGTGATGGCGCTGTGGGGGCTGAATTTCGTGGTGGCGAAATGGGCGCTGGCTGAATTTCCCCCCCTGTTCGTCATGTTCCTGCGCTTCGCCCTGGTGGCGGTGCTGATCGTCCCCTTCTTCCGCGTGCCGCGCGACAAGCTGTGGAAGATCGCGCTGCTGTCGGTGACGCTGGGCAGCATCCATTTCCCGATGATGTTCAGCGGGCTGAAGGGAATCGATGCCGCCACCGCCTCGCTTGCGGCACAGGTGCAGGTGCCCTTCTCCTCCCTGCTGGCGGCGCTGGTGTTCAAGGACAAGCTGGGCTGGCGCCGCGCCATCGGCATGGCCGCCGCCTTCGCCGGCGTCGCGGTGATCGCCGGAGAGCCACGGCTGGGCGAATCGCTCCATTCGCTGCTGCTGATCCTGGCGGCCAGCTTCGCGTTCGCGGTGGCGAGCGTGCAGATGAAGCTGATCGGCGCGGTGAACGGCTTCGCCGTCAACGGCTGGATGGCGCTGTTCGCGATGCCCCAGCTGCTGGGCCTGTCGCTGCTGACGGAGCATGGGCAGTTGGCGGCGCTGGCCAATTCCACATGGGTCGGCTGGGCGTCCATCGTCTATATGGCGGTCGCGGTCACCATCATCGCGTATGGTCTGTGGTATCCGCTGCTGGGGCGCTATTCCGTCAACCAGACCATGCCCTATCTGCTGACGGTGCCGGTCTTCGGTGTCGCCTCCGGTGTGCTGCTGATGGGTGATCCGGTGACGGTGAACCTCGGCATCGGTGGGCTGCTCACCATCGGTGGCGTCGCGGTGATCGTCCGGCGCGGGCCGAAGGCGGTCAACCAGACGGTCACGAATCCGACCTGACCGCCTGACCTGATAAGATGCCGACATGAGCAGTTTCCGCCGGATCGACCTTCCCTCTCCCAACCACGGCCCGCGGGCAGAGGGCACGCGGGTGGACCTGCTGATCCTGCACTACACCGGCATGCCCACCGCAGCCCACGCCCTGGAGCGGCTGTGCGACCCGGCGGCCCAGGTCAGCGCCCATTACACGGTGGACGAGGACGGCACTATCTACACCCATGTGCCGGAGGAGCGCCGCGCCTGGCATGCCGGCCGGTCGAGCTGGCGCGGGGCGGAGGACATCAACAGCCGCTCCATCGGCGTCGAGATCGTCAACCCCGGCCACGAGTTCGGCTACCGCCCCTTTCCGCCCGCGCAGATGGCGGCGGTGGCCGAACTTTGCCTGGGCATCATGGGCCGCCATGGCATCGCCCCCGCCGACGTGCTGGGTCACAGCGACGTGGCGCCCGC from Azospirillum sp. TSH100 carries:
- a CDS encoding ATP-binding cassette domain-containing protein, whose translation is MAPPAPITALQGVSVTFGGRPLFDGIDLSIGRGDRACLVGRNGSGKSTLMKVLAGMILPDAGTVFVQPGARLAYLPQEPDFTGCATVHDYVVQGLPADEQDEAHRVDAVLDRLQVDGNLDPRTLSGGESRRTALARTLVGNPDVMLLDEPTNHLDLPTIEWLEEELLAFRGGLLLISHDRAFLNRLAKRTLWLDRGTVRATDRGFAEFETWQAEVFEAEEAAAHKLDRKIESEMKWLREGISARRTRNMGRVRNLLDLRAGRAEQIKGGQQAKLAIAEAERGGRLVIEATGISKGFDTPEGRKTIVRNFSTRILRGDRVGLIGPNGAGKSTLLKMLTGQLDPDEGTVKLGTSLDTAYFDQRREGLDPEDTIRKVLCPFGGDAVVVNGVSRHVAGYMKDFLFDTRQLDSPVKALSGGERNRLLLARLFAKPSNLMILDEPTNDLDMDTLDLLEDVLGDYQGTLLLVSHDRDFLDRLVTGTIALEGDGTATEYAGGYSDYLVQRPAKAAPAAAAAKPKPAAQAPAAAAKPRGKLSYKDQRELDELPARMDTLGTEIAKLEKALADPDLFSRDPAKFQKTSEQLHAKQAALAAAEERWLELEAMREELEGGRA
- a CDS encoding N-acetylmuramoyl-L-alanine amidase; this encodes MSSFRRIDLPSPNHGPRAEGTRVDLLILHYTGMPTAAHALERLCDPAAQVSAHYTVDEDGTIYTHVPEERRAWHAGRSSWRGAEDINSRSIGVEIVNPGHEFGYRPFPPAQMAAVAELCLGIMGRHGIAPADVLGHSDVAPARKEDPGELFDWPGLAAQGIGLWPTPSQTDDAPFTDAEVAVLLGRHGYDPAEPRALLSFQRHFHPERLTGAADPETVRRLRALLRMTGR
- a CDS encoding DMT family transporter encodes the protein MSFAHTLQALVVMALWGLNFVVAKWALAEFPPLFVMFLRFALVAVLIVPFFRVPRDKLWKIALLSVTLGSIHFPMMFSGLKGIDAATASLAAQVQVPFSSLLAALVFKDKLGWRRAIGMAAAFAGVAVIAGEPRLGESLHSLLLILAASFAFAVASVQMKLIGAVNGFAVNGWMALFAMPQLLGLSLLTEHGQLAALANSTWVGWASIVYMAVAVTIIAYGLWYPLLGRYSVNQTMPYLLTVPVFGVASGVLLMGDPVTVNLGIGGLLTIGGVAVIVRRGPKAVNQTVTNPT
- a CDS encoding TerB family tellurite resistance protein, with translation MSIWGKILGGAAGLFTGGPLGALLGGLAGHAVDLWSPCGAGDQPRRGMSDADADAAKQSVAFTIGVIALAAKMARADGVVKRVEVDTFKRLFRVPPEELDNVGRVFDLARRDTRGFEEYARQIAKLFEDRHAVLEELLDSLLMIAEADDELHETEVEYLRAVAVIFGFDEADFRRIVAGHHLAGTPTETDPYAVLGVPRQAGDDTVKAAHRALVREHHPDRLIAQGMPQEFIDLATHKLSLINAAYDRIRRERQGTAALS
- a CDS encoding GNAT family N-acetyltransferase yields the protein MPVIRKIMPTELPQYRAHLLRLDHADRYARFTGTLSDEAVERHCAAIDWGRTVILGAFEDGVLRGAIELCGDRMLWPEQAEFGISIESTLQGKGVGSTLVRRVLTVARNRGIRHVHMMCLPENIRMRALARRFGGLLALDGGEITSMFELPPPNQFSLALEALEDGTGAFNSILSGNAILTRLSTQQQRLAA